Part of the Clostridium botulinum genome is shown below.
AAATATTGGGTGGAGAAATGTATTCTAAGGTAAAAATATTTAAATAGAATATATGCTGTATTTTAGGAGGTGATTTTTTGATTAAAAAATTTAAAAGTATTCAAACTAAATTTTTATTTATTACTATACTTATTATTATATTAGCACTGGCAACTGTCGGTATTACTATTGGCTATCAAGTTAACAATCAAGTTAAAAAAGATTACATTAACAATTCACAAGAACAGATGAAATTAGCTGAGCGTTCTATACGAATTTTTTATGAGCAAATAGATAGAAATATAAATATGCTGGCGTCTAATCCATTAATAATTCAAGCAAATAAAGATAATATTACAAGTTATATTAATACTACAGAAGCTACTCAAATGACACCATCTAAAAATGGACCAATTGAAAGTGGAATTTATAATGTATTTGAACAATATGCAAAATCACATCCAGGTACAATGTTTGTTTATTTGGCTACTAAATATGGTGGTTATGTAAATTGGCCAGAATGCACTATATCAAAACAATATGATCCAACTCCTAAGGAGTGGTATCAAAAGGCTTTAAAAGCAAATGGAACTATAATAAGAACAGCTCCATACAAAGCTGATACTGGTTCAATGGTTATAAGTAATGTACGTTCCTTAACTGATTCTAATGGTAATGTATTAGGTACAATAGGAATTGATGTTGAACAATCGGTTATTAGTAGTATGTTAAGTAAAATGAAGATAGGAAAAACAGGCTTTTCTATGCTTATACATAATACAGGAATGGTTATGGCAGATGGATATAATGCTAATAATAATTTTAAAAATATAAAAGATGTGAACATACCTGGAATCGAAAAAGTATTATCAAAAGATTTAAAGTCCTTTAAGGTCACTATTGATAAAGAACAATATATTGGTAGTACACATAAAATAGATAATACAGACTGGATTTTAGCATCTTTTATGTCAGAAAATGAATTACTATCAAGTGCTAAAAGAATATCTAGTATAATATTAGTTATTTCAATATTTATGCTGGTTTTAACATTTATTTTAATTAACATCATCACAAAGCAAATTACGAGTCCAATAATAAAATCTTCTAAACACTTAGAAATACTTGCAAGTGGGGATTTTTCTCAAGAACTTGATTGTAGATTATTGTCAAGAGAAGATGAAATAGGAACAATAACTAACGGAATTAATAATATGAGAAGTTCTTTAATGAATTTAGTTGTTAGTATTAAAAATGAATCATCAGCTATTGAACAGAAAGTCAGTAATATTGTAGACAATGTTCAGATATTAGATAGTGATCTGCAAGAGATATCTGCAACTACAGAAGAATTAGCTGCAAGTATGGAAGAAACTTCAGCAGTATCTGAAGAAATGTCAGCAACTTCACAGCAAATGGAACTAAGTATTGATTCTATAGCTGAAAAATCTGAAAAGGGTGCTATTGCTGCTAATGAAATTAGTAAAAGAGCCACTATGATTAAAGAAAATACCGATATTGCCCAAAAAAAAGCTGCTAACATACTTCTTCATACAAAAGATCAACTTCAGCAAGCAATAGAAGATTCAAAGGTAGTTGATGAAATCAATATCTTATCTGAATCTATCATGCAGATAACAGAACAAACTGATTTACTTGCATTAAATGCTGCTATCGAAGCAGCAAGAGCTGGTGAATATGGAAAAGGATTTTCAGTTGTTGCTGAAGAAATAAGAAAACTTGCAGAACAATCAAAAGCTACGGTACTTAAAATACAATCTGTAACAACAAACGTTGTATCTTCAGTAAATAATCTTTCTACTAATGCTACTAATTTATTAGATTTTGTATCTACAGATGTTGCTAATGATTATGAGGTTATGTTAGATGTTTCAGAAAAATATAACGAAGATGCTAAGTTTATAGATGAACTAGTAGCAGAAATTAGTTCTACTTCTGAGGAACTTTTATCTTCAGTTCAAGAAGTGTTAGGAGCTATAAATAACGTGGCTGTAGCAGCTAATGATGGGGCTTCTGGAACTACAAATATAGCAGATAGAGTTAATAAAGTAAATTGCAAATCAACAGAGGTTATGGAGGAAGTTTTAAAATCAAAAGAAAGTACGGATAAATTACAGCAAGAAGTTCATAAATTTAAAATATAATTTTATAAAATTAAAATAGTACCTATAGATTGGACACATAAAAAAGAGTGTCTGATTTATAGGTACTTTTTATGTATAATGATTTTTGAATACAGAGGTCTTTAAATTTTAAGAAGTATTCCTTTTTGTCCTTTCTTCATTAACACATTATATTTACACTCAATGTGAGATTCAATGCTTGATATATCATCATATTCAATAGGTTTAATTAATTTATCACAGCTATCAACAATTCCCCATTTATTATTAAGCTTTACTGCAAAAGAATTTTTACATAGATATTTTATATCTTCATATTTTGGATTTATTCTATAATGTCCGTTCTTATCTAAAATTCCGTATTTTCCATTTAAATCTACAATACAGAAGTTATCATTAAATTCAAGGAAATTATTAAATTTAACAGGGATTACAACTTTTCCAGATCTATTTATAAATCCATATTTATTATTATTTTTCACACGGAACAAATCATCTTTATAATATGTAATCTCCTCATAAAAGTCAGGTGTTAGTTCCTTTCTGTTTGTGTCTAACAACTGATGCATCATTTTAGTATATTCTAAACTATTTCCCATATCGTCTACTGCATTGCTAACTATATTTTTATCATCTGCATAATCTATTTTAAAAGCTTCAAAAGGCTTTACAATAGTTTTGCCGCTGTTATCCATAACTCCATATAATTTGTTACAGTTAAACTTATCTATTAATAAAATTTTATAAGTTCCTTTTTTAATTTCCAATATAAGATCAAACTCAAATGGAATTATAACCTTACCATTTTTATCAATAAGACCGCATTTGTTGTTTAACTCTACTATGAAATTTCCATCTTCACAAGGAAAAAGCCATCCAAATTTAAAGGGAATTATAGTTTTTCCGTCTTTATCAATAAGTCCCCATTTTTTATCTTTAGAAGCAGAAATGAAATTTGCATCTTTTGAGTATTTTCCGATGCCATCAAATACAAAAGGAATTACTGTTTTTCCTTTTGTATCTATAAATCCGAGTTTCCCTTCATTATTTTTATATGGAAATTTATCTCCTTTTTGAATATTGCATATACTCATAAAATCAATAGGTGGTACTATATCTTCCCCCTTTGAATTACAATATCCAGTCTTAAAATTTTTAGAAACAGCAAATACTCCATTACCTAAATAAGAATATATTGTGTATCTGTCATCTATAACTTTTCCATCTTTACTAATTAACATGGATTTCTTATCTTTATTTAATACTGAAACGGCTCCATTATCTAAAAAACTACACTCTTTATCTATGTATATTATGTCTTCCTTTGAAATTATGTTTCCCTTTAAATTAATTAATTTATAATTCCTTTTAGGAAATGTACCTTTGGGGATAGGAGCAATATCAATACCATAAATGTTTTTTCCAAGATAACATACATTTGATATTCTATTAACTTCTTTTGGAAGTGCAATTTCTTTTTCATTACTACAAGAAGTTAAAAACATCATGAACATACATACTAAAAATACTTTTAAAATTTTCTTCATAAGTTTAAATTACCTTTCTTTCTATATTTTATTTTTTGATTATATATTGGTATTGTAACTTAAGAGATCATATAACAAAAGTATATATATTAATATATCTTCAATATATTAATATATTAGTAAATAAAGGAGTGGTAATATGAGGAAAGTAACAAATATATTGACATCATTAAGTTTGTGTATTTTTTCCATATTAATTTTAATAGATTTTATGATTATAGGAAGTGATATTCCAGTTAACATTCATCGCAATGAAGTTATATTTTTTATTATTCTTAATGTAATATACATATTATTACAAACAGCATATATAAATACTGTAAAAACAATTCCAAGGAAGATAAATATATATTTAATAACATTTGTTAGTTTCATTTGGCTTATGTTGTTAATAGACGAGCTTACATATAGCTATCATATATACTGTAGAATAAGTGAAATTATAGGACTTATCTCACAAATATATATTTTAATAAAATATATCAAAAAGGTATAGAGAATATAAAATATATGATGTAATTTATATTATATATAAAATGAGGTATATTAATTTTCGTATTATTAGTTTGTATGCTTATAGGAAGTAGTGTACTTGTTTTATTTAATCCTTTTAGAAAATTTATAAGTATTTTTTTTGGATTTATTTCGTTACTTTTTTCTTTATCCCAAACAAATAAAAAATAAGCCATAGTAAAGAAAAATCTTTACTATGGCTTATTTTAATCAGTGTTAGTTTTACATTAATTGTGAGGATAAAAAAATGTATAGCCTATATGCATGACTATAAAAAAACTAAAAAACATAATTACATTTAAAAGTGCAAGTAATATTCCTAGTTTCCAATTATATTTAATTAATATAATTAAAGAAAAAATAAATCCTATAGGACTAACTAAAACTGAGACCATCCATAAAGGAGTGAGAATGGAACAGAAAGTGGGTATCCATCCTACAATACTTATCAATATACATGAAATTGAAACTATTTTACAAATTTTAAAAAATGTATCATTTGATATTTTAAACATAATTTTCCTCCTAAACTTAATAGTTATTAAGTTTCTTTTGAAAATAATAACTTTTTTTCGAATTAATGTAATTCTATATTATATGACTATAATAGTGCATTTTAAATTGAATAATTTTACAGTTAAATAGATAAATACTATTTTATGCTATTTTTAAATTTTCAAAAATTTTTTCTATAGGTTGGCCGTTTAAGGCTGCTGAATAAATAAAAATAATTTGAGCTTTTTTAAAATTATTTTTAGCTAATTTTAACCCTGTATTGAATTGTAAAGTTTTGCTTGAGTATAACTTACAATAAGTATAGGTTATAAACATTATAGTAAGATATCGAAGGATACTTCTTTCACTTCTTACTTGATAACTATCTAAACCTAAATAATTTTTGCAATCTCTGAAGAATGGTTCAATAACCCACCTGTCGGTGTATTTAAATAGAATATCTAAAGGTTTTAATACTAGGTCTGTGGATATAAATGCTTTTAAAGAACCTTCTTTTTGAAAGGATTCTTTGGGATAACTTAAAATTATTGAAACATTTTTCATATCATTTAAGTGTCCAATATAGTTATAAATATAGTAATGCTTACCTTTAACTTTGACGAGGTCAAAGGAATCTTTATTTAAACTAGTAGCAAATTTATGTAATTTTATTCCTAATCTTTCATGACCTTTAGGATATATAACTCTATTAGTTTTAAGTGCACCAATATAAGCGTAGCCTGCTAACGCAGAAGCTTTAAAAATAGCTTTACAACTATACCAACTATCACATAAAATATACCCTTTATTAACAGGTTTAGGCATTGATTTAATTAATTTAGTAGCTATATCTATCTTACTCATATTACTCTTATCGTAGATTTCTATTGAGTAAGGTAAAACTAAACCATCACAAGAAAGTAAGGCAACCACTAATTGATGACCATATACTGTTTTCCTTTTTAAATGTGAATTGTGAAAATAACATTTTTCTATAGGATTTATTGCCTTTGACGAGGGCTTTGTTTTTTCAGAAATAGTATCATCAATTATTAAATAAATTGGTTTTTGTGATTTCTCGGATTTATTCCAAATAAGCTCTATAACCTTAGATTTCAAAGCATTTATTAATAAATTTTCATCCCAATTGCTTTTAGATAAAAATCTTGTAATACTAGTTCTATGCCTTTTAGAAGCAAGCTCCGCTATGTCAGATACTTTACCATTAAATCCTTTTAAAATCATGGCAGTCATAGTACCTTCTAAATGCTCTAATTGAGGTTTAGTTAGATATAAATCAAAATTTAATTGTTTAAAAAATTTGTATAGTGATAATTCATTTGATATAATTAAGTTCTGAAACATTTATGCATAACTCCTTGTTATTGTTATTGTGTGAGAACTTAATTATAACAGTATTTTGTATAAATGTTTTTTTGTTTTATTTAACTGTAAAATTATTCAATCATTTTTGCACTATTATAGTATATGAAATATAGTTTCAAACATGCTCTTTATACTAAAAGATTAGCAATTCAAAGTTAGTTTAAATTTTAGTAACAAAAATATCACCAATATTAAGAAAAATGCATATTAGAAAAAATTGATAATAACTCCAAAATGTGATATACTTTAATGCTAATATTTACACTAAAGAGGAGATGGAAAAAAGATAATGAGTAATAGTTTAAAAAAATCCGTAAAAGGTAATATAAAGAAAGTTATCACAGGACCTATATTTATTAGTATAATTATTTTTGGAATAGCTTTCATAAAAAATTACAGAACAAATGAATATATTATTATAAAAACAATGTCTCAAGCTCAAGAAATAGCAATAAGAGGTGAATATGAAGATTATACAATGTCAAAAAACATGCTAAAAGACTTATTCAAAGATTATTTGTTAGGAGATATCAGTAAAAACACATATGAACCACAAAATAAACTTAACTCCATTTTGTACAAAAATGAATATATGAAAGCTAAAGAATTGTATCTAAAATATGATAAGTTACAACAGAAATGTACGAACAGTAATAAAGGTAAAAAATAAGTTAGTATAGCTTGTACTGATTTTCAGCTACGCCATAG
Proteins encoded:
- a CDS encoding methyl-accepting chemotaxis protein, with translation MIKKFKSIQTKFLFITILIIILALATVGITIGYQVNNQVKKDYINNSQEQMKLAERSIRIFYEQIDRNINMLASNPLIIQANKDNITSYINTTEATQMTPSKNGPIESGIYNVFEQYAKSHPGTMFVYLATKYGGYVNWPECTISKQYDPTPKEWYQKALKANGTIIRTAPYKADTGSMVISNVRSLTDSNGNVLGTIGIDVEQSVISSMLSKMKIGKTGFSMLIHNTGMVMADGYNANNNFKNIKDVNIPGIEKVLSKDLKSFKVTIDKEQYIGSTHKIDNTDWILASFMSENELLSSAKRISSIILVISIFMLVLTFILINIITKQITSPIIKSSKHLEILASGDFSQELDCRLLSREDEIGTITNGINNMRSSLMNLVVSIKNESSAIEQKVSNIVDNVQILDSDLQEISATTEELAASMEETSAVSEEMSATSQQMELSIDSIAEKSEKGAIAANEISKRATMIKENTDIAQKKAANILLHTKDQLQQAIEDSKVVDEINILSESIMQITEQTDLLALNAAIEAARAGEYGKGFSVVAEEIRKLAEQSKATVLKIQSVTTNVVSSVNNLSTNATNLLDFVSTDVANDYEVMLDVSEKYNEDAKFIDELVAEISSTSEELLSSVQEVLGAINNVAVAANDGASGTTNIADRVNKVNCKSTEVMEEVLKSKESTDKLQQEVHKFKI
- a CDS encoding WG repeat-containing protein codes for the protein MKKILKVFLVCMFMMFLTSCSNEKEIALPKEVNRISNVCYLGKNIYGIDIAPIPKGTFPKRNYKLINLKGNIISKEDIIYIDKECSFLDNGAVSVLNKDKKSMLISKDGKVIDDRYTIYSYLGNGVFAVSKNFKTGYCNSKGEDIVPPIDFMSICNIQKGDKFPYKNNEGKLGFIDTKGKTVIPFVFDGIGKYSKDANFISASKDKKWGLIDKDGKTIIPFKFGWLFPCEDGNFIVELNNKCGLIDKNGKVIIPFEFDLILEIKKGTYKILLIDKFNCNKLYGVMDNSGKTIVKPFEAFKIDYADDKNIVSNAVDDMGNSLEYTKMMHQLLDTNRKELTPDFYEEITYYKDDLFRVKNNNKYGFINRSGKVVIPVKFNNFLEFNDNFCIVDLNGKYGILDKNGHYRINPKYEDIKYLCKNSFAVKLNNKWGIVDSCDKLIKPIEYDDISSIESHIECKYNVLMKKGQKGILLKI
- a CDS encoding IS701 family transposase, whose product is MFQNLIISNELSLYKFFKQLNFDLYLTKPQLEHLEGTMTAMILKGFNGKVSDIAELASKRHRTSITRFLSKSNWDENLLINALKSKVIELIWNKSEKSQKPIYLIIDDTISEKTKPSSKAINPIEKCYFHNSHLKRKTVYGHQLVVALLSCDGLVLPYSIEIYDKSNMSKIDIATKLIKSMPKPVNKGYILCDSWYSCKAIFKASALAGYAYIGALKTNRVIYPKGHERLGIKLHKFATSLNKDSFDLVKVKGKHYYIYNYIGHLNDMKNVSIILSYPKESFQKEGSLKAFISTDLVLKPLDILFKYTDRWVIEPFFRDCKNYLGLDSYQVRSERSILRYLTIMFITYTYCKLYSSKTLQFNTGLKLAKNNFKKAQIIFIYSAALNGQPIEKIFENLKIA